One stretch of Zingiber officinale cultivar Zhangliang chromosome 6B, Zo_v1.1, whole genome shotgun sequence DNA includes these proteins:
- the LOC121990901 gene encoding uncharacterized protein LOC121990901, which translates to MGASISRGDNDLAGGGGGGGVEDYHEMKNGNRRSKGRREEGLTEKESTDDELRLRSKKKEDEDEEGDEAKGEVCTNDNKRRVSAAAATSSPRLLSYLHRNHPMLPRNCRYGGGGLTSSSSRRDVLYCCGHCGYALNLSSSDRDTANIGAEYGRFIRKGVVSFATIDESRFTQTDDLRCLPYFRSPRSWGIRRRRTRLLCRGCGLLIGVATYAGDEFAASSPSGGSSSEGNDAETTSGSFRKYKIRIGALQPSDDDAAAPFFT; encoded by the exons ATGGGGGCGAGCATAAGCAGAGGGGATAACGATTTG GCTGGGGGTGGAGGTGGGGGTGGGGTGGAAGACTACCATGAAATGAAGAACGGAAATCGAAGATCAAAAGGAAGAAGGGAGGAAGGTCTTACTGAAAAGGAAAGCACCGACGATGAACTCAGGTTGAGAAGCAAGAAAAAAGAAGATGAGGACGAGGAAGGTGATGAGGCGAAGGGAGAA GTCTGTACTAATGACAACAAGCGCCGTGTCTCCGCCGCCGCCGCTACCTCGTCGCCCCGCCTCCTCTCGTATCTGCACCGGAATCATCCGATGCTTCCTCGTAACTGCAGATACGGCGGCGGCGGCCTCACGTCCTCCTCCTCCCGAAGGGACGTGCTCTACTG CTGCGGCCACTGCGGTTACGCGTTGAACCTGAGCTCGTCGGATCGCGACACAGCCAACATCGGCGCCGAGTACGGGAGGTTCATCAGGAAGGGCGTCGTCTCCTTCGCCACCATCGACGAGAGCAGGTTCACGCAGACCGACGATCTCCGCTGCCTGCCCTACTTCCGCTCTCCGCGATCCTGGGGCATCCGCCGCCGCCGGACGCGCCTTCTCTGCCGTGGGTGCGGCCTCCTCATCGGCGTCGCCACCTACGCCGGCGACGAATTCGCCGCTTCTTCGCCGTCCGGCGGCTCCTCTTCGGAGGGCAACGACGCGGAGACCACCTCCGGAAGCTTCCGGAAATACAAGATCAGGATCGGCGCCTTGCAGCCCTCCGACGACGACGCAGCCGCTCCCTTCTTCACTTGA